GAAAGAGGATAATCTTGATAACAAAACTGCCACGCTTGAACGCAGTCAGGCTTCCCTAAACGAACAGGAAGCGGTTCTTGTAAAAAGAGAAGAAAATGTCGCAGAGGAAGAAGTCCGCTGGCAGGCAGAATTAGAACGAATTTCAGGTTTAACCAAAGACGAGGCGAAGAAATTAATCATACAGAGTCTGGAAAATGAAGCAAAGCATGATGCCCAGGTATTGATTAATAAAATTGAACAAGAAGCAAATCTTACTGCTGATAAGAAGGCCCGTGATATTGTTGTCACGACAATTCAGAGGTTGGCCACTGATGTGAGTACGGAAATTACCGTTACCTCCGTCAGTCTGCCCAATGATGAAATGAAAGGGCGGATTATTGGCCGTGAAGGTCGGAACATCAGAACACTTGAGACTCTTACCGGTGTGGATATCATCATTGATGATACTCCTGAAGCGGTGGTGATCTCCTGTTTTGATCCGATCAGGAAAGTAATTGCAAAAATTGCATTGGAGCGTTTGATCGCTGACGGCAGAATCCATCCCGCAAGGATAGAAGAAGTCGTTCAGAAGGTGACGAAAGAGATCAGTCAAACCATTTATGAAGAGGGTGAAAAAGTCCTCTTTGATCTGGGGATTCACAATGTCAGGCCTGAGGGCATCAGGGCATTGGGGAGACTGCATTTCAGGACGAGCTATGGTCAGAATGTTTTGTCTCACTCGAAGGAAGTTGCCGTTATTGCAGGCATGATTGCTTCCGAAGTGGGAGCCGATGCCGAAATTGCCAAG
Above is a genomic segment from Oceanispirochaeta sp. containing:
- the rny gene encoding ribonuclease Y, with the protein product MDLVYKIALPLVGIVIGWTIRWLYARYQLSSSEQKSLRVKQDAVKEAEQEKKSILLDAQNQIMKERRQLEKENRDRRNDIQKYERRVQQKEDNLDNKTATLERSQASLNEQEAVLVKREENVAEEEVRWQAELERISGLTKDEAKKLIIQSLENEAKHDAQVLINKIEQEANLTADKKARDIVVTTIQRLATDVSTEITVTSVSLPNDEMKGRIIGREGRNIRTLETLTGVDIIIDDTPEAVVISCFDPIRKVIAKIALERLIADGRIHPARIEEVVQKVTKEISQTIYEEGEKVLFDLGIHNVRPEGIRALGRLHFRTSYGQNVLSHSKEVAVIAGMIASEVGADAEIAKRGALLHDIGKGLETDGDVNHAELGAELCKRMNEDPRIINAVAAHHNDVEINSVEGILVQVADAISAARPGARRETLDNYIKRLENLEKIAMSFEGVEKVFAIQAGRELRIMVNNDKIDDSKAQILAKDIAKQIENELKYPGRIRVTIIRETRAVEYAR